The Microbacterium sp. KUDC0406 genome includes a window with the following:
- a CDS encoding ABC transporter permease, with translation MSVISLTAVHAKYSLLETLRVPIAVIGSIAFPSLALLFFVVPNRTVADNPEFATQAIIAMGVFAVMANGLFSFGLTIAENRSKPWDPYLRTLPAPGIVRVLAQIFSTGALGFLALLPIVVIGGLLTSAEASPWRVIAGLVAIAVSALPFMLIGTCIGYSMPEKAAIAVVQVVMFGLAFAGGLFLPPIMFADWLDTLSKFFPSRQAREFVIWAVQGGDLPWWSWTGILFWTAVFLALALWLFRRDEGKRFR, from the coding sequence ATGAGCGTCATCTCCCTGACCGCGGTGCACGCGAAATACAGTCTGCTGGAGACCCTGCGGGTTCCGATCGCCGTGATCGGATCGATCGCGTTCCCTTCGCTGGCTCTGCTGTTCTTCGTCGTGCCGAATCGCACCGTCGCCGACAATCCCGAGTTCGCCACCCAGGCGATCATCGCGATGGGCGTGTTCGCGGTGATGGCGAACGGGCTGTTCTCGTTCGGGCTGACCATCGCCGAGAACAGGTCGAAGCCGTGGGATCCGTACCTGCGCACCCTGCCCGCGCCGGGGATCGTACGGGTGCTCGCCCAGATCTTCTCCACCGGCGCGCTCGGCTTCCTGGCGCTGCTCCCGATCGTCGTGATCGGGGGTCTGCTCACCAGCGCCGAGGCGTCGCCGTGGCGAGTGATCGCAGGGCTGGTCGCGATCGCCGTCTCCGCGCTGCCCTTCATGCTGATCGGAACCTGCATCGGCTATTCGATGCCGGAGAAGGCGGCGATCGCCGTCGTGCAGGTCGTCATGTTCGGCCTGGCGTTCGCCGGCGGGCTGTTCCTGCCGCCGATCATGTTCGCCGACTGGCTCGACACCCTGTCGAAGTTCTTCCCTTCGCGGCAGGCGCGCGAGTTCGTGATCTGGGCCGTGCAGGGCGGTGACCTGCCGTGGTGGTCCTGGACGGGCATCTTGTTCTGGACCGCGGTGTTCCTCGCCCTCGCGCTGTGGCTGTTCCGCCGGGATGAGGGGAAGCGGTTCCGCTGA